The following are encoded in a window of Nitrospinota bacterium genomic DNA:
- a CDS encoding PilZ domain-containing protein — MKKTEQIERRRAPRTNLDHAMIDVCPQKVVSENLLRGKICDISTVGVKFTSFKSYKQDSKVYIRLLLPNNDLPSDDSFIEIPSRVVRCEKIGDEGYYIAVELKEDSIQQSLIEDFMKLMKKRDKHISYGTKE, encoded by the coding sequence ATGAAAAAGACAGAACAGATAGAGAGACGTCGAGCACCAAGAACAAATTTAGACCACGCCATGATTGATGTATGTCCTCAAAAGGTAGTAAGCGAAAATCTACTTAGAGGGAAAATCTGTGATATTTCTACTGTAGGAGTAAAATTTACTTCTTTTAAATCCTACAAACAAGACTCGAAAGTTTATATAAGGCTTTTGCTACCCAATAATGATCTTCCGAGTGATGATTCTTTTATAGAGATTCCTAGCAGGGTCGTCCGTTGTGAAAAGATAGGTGATGAGGGATACTATATTGCTGTGGAACTTAAGGAAGATTCTATTCAACAATCTTTAATTGAAGATTTTATGAAATTAATGAAAAAGCGAGACAAGCATATTAGTTATGGAACTAAGGAATAA
- a CDS encoding PilZ domain-containing protein, translating into MIKEQIERRRAIRTVLHSAAMDVYPIDVKHHKELRGKICDLSTLGAKFISKKQYAKDSKIFVGLLLPNLNSLVNISGKVVRCEEKSSEGYHIAVEFDEDYYQQSLIKEYIRIMKLWDNQFNIL; encoded by the coding sequence ATGATAAAAGAACAAATAGAAAGGCGCAGAGCAATAAGAACAGTTCTTCATTCCGCTGCTATGGATGTATATCCTATAGATGTGAAACATCATAAAGAACTGAGAGGAAAAATCTGTGATTTATCTACTTTGGGAGCAAAATTTATCTCTAAAAAACAGTATGCTAAGGACTCAAAAATCTTTGTTGGTCTTTTGCTACCGAATCTTAATTCTTTGGTAAATATTTCTGGAAAGGTTGTGCGGTGCGAAGAGAAAAGTAGTGAGGGGTACCATATTGCTGTAGAATTTGATGAAGATTACTATCAACAATCTCTCATAAAAGAATATATAAGAATTATGAAATTGTGGGATAACCAATTCAATATACTCTAA